A DNA window from Allokutzneria albata contains the following coding sequences:
- a CDS encoding ATP-binding cassette domain-containing protein — protein MQIQAKAVGVTGPHGPLLRPTSLRVAPGQVALVTGEPGAGHTVLALTLAGRMRPHEGAVLLDGRTNPAGLRAGVAVVDAPGVTEPDGSLRLRDVIGEELAMAGLRASRRAVRGWLAERDAEQHADARFETVPATTRTRLLVESAAARPGVVALVMDCPDRHTDDPHAWWALARQQAEEGMAVVALCTETSSRLLGIPAARLGCREQPPALTVHRRHEAQEMTK, from the coding sequence GTGCAGATCCAGGCCAAGGCGGTGGGCGTCACCGGCCCGCACGGACCGCTGCTGCGCCCCACCTCGCTGCGGGTCGCGCCCGGTCAGGTCGCCCTGGTCACCGGCGAGCCCGGGGCGGGGCACACCGTCCTCGCGCTGACCCTCGCCGGGAGGATGCGGCCGCACGAGGGCGCCGTGCTGCTCGACGGTCGCACGAACCCCGCCGGTCTGCGCGCCGGAGTCGCCGTGGTCGACGCACCGGGCGTGACCGAGCCGGACGGGTCGCTGAGGCTGCGCGACGTGATCGGCGAGGAGCTGGCCATGGCGGGGCTGCGGGCCAGCCGCAGGGCGGTGCGCGGCTGGCTGGCCGAACGCGACGCGGAGCAGCACGCCGACGCGCGCTTCGAGACCGTGCCCGCGACCACGCGCACGCGGCTGCTCGTGGAGTCCGCCGCGGCCCGGCCCGGGGTCGTCGCGCTGGTCATGGACTGCCCCGACCGGCACACCGACGATCCCCACGCGTGGTGGGCGCTGGCCCGGCAGCAGGCCGAGGAAGGCATGGCGGTCGTCGCGCTGTGCACCGAGACGTCGTCGCGGCTGCTGGGGATACCCGCCGCGCGCCTCGGCTGCCGGGAACAGCCGCCCGCGCTCACCGTCCACCGCCGCCACGAAGCCCAGGAGATGACCAAGTGA